In Nonomuraea sp. NBC_00507, the following are encoded in one genomic region:
- a CDS encoding NACHT domain-containing protein — MARSRSDFRGWSWWALVAASVLVPSCGVALAVFFVIEGREHADQWASILSFFVTVLVAATALIGWLRQRAETTGDPGTLDVAEPEADVVAARVERLAAKVEQVWKAEELRQRLLDPEPLPVSWRTVGPPLSDHWRVIGGDDTPIDLDGNLDDLYLTVRTKLPKARLVALGEPGAGKTSLVMRFVLACLAAREQTDAPAGPVPVMLKLSTWTPSEQTLRAWIYARLREDYDFDEPLPLDHLLLVLDGLDEMAEPDREKALTKINAAFSADFPLILTSRTSEYLATIDSRRADVLTAAAAIEIKPLDAAAVRDYLTITTKPSRLPEWANVFAELTADPDGELAGGLSTPLAISLARVAYAERAANPDHLLTFTNRRDLEAHLLAELVPSLYSDVSEHARAGWRADDVHPWFSFLARHFRARGISWPDLSDVVPPLVYGLVIGLLAGLFTGTAFSLAAGPSTGVMVGATMIVAIWTYTVVIDPELSSLEQIGLRPLTLWAATSGPFSVILWYLTAQGDLAPDHAVGIALVASLWFLVMLCRSLIALQIAILDFGIVIALTGRPAASPQALAVTALVAIIVASILAAALPHFLIAHVLLFAMGRVPWRVGAFLEDGYRRGVLRKVGGLYYFRHDLLREQLAERPTA; from the coding sequence GTGGCGCGATCACGCTCCGATTTTCGCGGATGGTCCTGGTGGGCACTCGTCGCCGCAAGCGTTCTCGTACCGTCCTGCGGCGTCGCGCTGGCCGTGTTCTTCGTCATCGAAGGCCGGGAACACGCCGACCAATGGGCCAGCATTCTCAGTTTCTTCGTCACCGTCCTGGTCGCCGCCACAGCCTTGATCGGCTGGTTACGGCAACGGGCCGAGACCACGGGTGATCCCGGCACTCTGGATGTGGCCGAGCCGGAGGCGGATGTCGTGGCGGCGCGCGTTGAGCGATTGGCCGCCAAGGTCGAGCAGGTATGGAAGGCGGAGGAATTACGGCAGCGCCTGCTCGACCCGGAGCCGCTCCCGGTCTCCTGGCGTACCGTGGGCCCGCCGCTCAGCGACCATTGGCGGGTCATCGGCGGCGACGACACACCCATCGACCTCGATGGCAACCTGGACGATCTCTACCTGACCGTGCGCACCAAGCTTCCCAAGGCGCGCCTGGTCGCGCTCGGAGAGCCCGGTGCCGGCAAGACCTCCCTGGTGATGCGGTTCGTTCTCGCCTGCCTGGCCGCCCGCGAGCAGACGGACGCTCCGGCCGGGCCCGTGCCCGTAATGCTGAAACTGTCGACGTGGACACCGTCGGAACAGACGCTCAGGGCCTGGATCTACGCGCGGCTGCGCGAAGACTACGACTTCGACGAACCTTTGCCGCTGGATCACCTTCTGCTCGTCCTGGACGGCCTCGACGAGATGGCCGAGCCCGATCGCGAAAAGGCTCTCACCAAAATCAACGCCGCGTTCAGCGCCGATTTCCCGCTCATCCTGACCAGCCGTACCAGCGAATATCTGGCCACCATCGACTCCAGGCGAGCAGATGTCCTCACCGCGGCCGCGGCGATAGAGATCAAGCCTCTCGATGCCGCCGCCGTCCGCGACTACCTGACCATCACGACGAAGCCGTCACGACTCCCCGAATGGGCGAACGTCTTCGCGGAGCTCACCGCCGATCCGGACGGGGAGCTCGCCGGCGGGCTGTCCACTCCCCTGGCCATTTCCTTGGCCCGCGTCGCCTACGCGGAACGAGCGGCGAACCCGGATCACTTGCTCACTTTCACGAACAGGCGGGACCTGGAAGCCCATCTGCTCGCTGAACTCGTTCCTTCGCTGTATTCCGACGTGTCCGAGCATGCGCGCGCAGGCTGGCGCGCAGACGACGTCCACCCCTGGTTCTCCTTCCTCGCCCGGCACTTCCGGGCACGAGGCATCTCCTGGCCGGATCTGAGCGACGTGGTTCCCCCGCTGGTCTACGGCCTGGTCATCGGCCTCCTGGCCGGACTGTTCACGGGAACGGCGTTCAGTCTGGCGGCAGGTCCCTCCACAGGCGTGATGGTGGGAGCAACCATGATCGTGGCCATCTGGACCTACACCGTCGTCATAGACCCTGAGCTCTCTTCCCTGGAGCAAATAGGCCTGCGCCCGCTGACCCTTTGGGCCGCGACGTCAGGCCCTTTCTCCGTCATCCTCTGGTACCTCACCGCACAAGGCGACCTGGCACCCGACCACGCTGTGGGCATTGCGCTGGTGGCCTCGCTCTGGTTTCTCGTGATGCTCTGCCGGAGCCTGATCGCCCTTCAGATCGCGATACTCGACTTCGGCATCGTTATCGCACTCACGGGCCGTCCGGCTGCTTCGCCTCAAGCGCTTGCCGTGACAGCGCTCGTCGCGATCATCGTCGCGTCGATCCTTGCCGCTGCCCTGCCGCACTTCTTGATCGCCCACGTCCTGCTCTTCGCGATGGGCCGGGTGCCTTGGCGGGTGGGGGCGTTCTTGGAGGACGGATACAGGCGCGGTGTGTTGCGGAAGGTAGGCGGGCTCTACTATTTCCGCCACGATCTTCTGAGAGAACAACTAGCCGAAAGGCCCACGGCCTAG
- a CDS encoding aldo/keto reductase: MRVIGDVSVGAIGLGAMPLSIEGRPDEARAMATVHAALDAGVTLIDTADSYHWSSGEVGHNELLIARALASYGGDTGDVLVATKGGRGRPGDGSWTVNGDPRHLRRACEGSLKRLGVVAIGLYQLHKPDPAVPFAESLGALRELYDEGKVRMIGISNVDVPQIRQAHRELGGRLVSVQNRYSPAVRDSGPELRLCAELGIAFLPWSPLGGISRSALEAEEARPAGHSAFHAIASERNVSPQQVCLAWLLAAGPHVIPIPGASRPASIRDSAAATGLALTDQELARLGRGPFG; encoded by the coding sequence ATGCGTGTGATCGGCGACGTTTCCGTCGGCGCGATCGGGCTGGGCGCGATGCCGCTGTCCATTGAGGGCAGGCCGGACGAGGCCAGAGCGATGGCCACGGTCCACGCGGCGCTGGACGCGGGCGTCACGCTGATCGACACAGCGGATTCGTACCACTGGAGCTCCGGCGAGGTCGGGCACAACGAGCTGCTCATCGCCCGCGCGCTGGCGAGTTACGGCGGTGACACCGGCGACGTCCTCGTGGCGACCAAGGGCGGCCGGGGCCGTCCAGGCGACGGCTCCTGGACGGTGAACGGTGATCCACGGCACCTCAGGCGTGCGTGCGAGGGCTCACTCAAGCGGCTGGGGGTGGTCGCCATCGGGCTGTACCAGTTGCACAAGCCCGATCCGGCGGTGCCGTTCGCGGAGTCGCTGGGCGCGCTCCGCGAGTTGTACGACGAGGGGAAGGTCCGGATGATCGGGATTTCCAACGTGGACGTGCCGCAGATTCGGCAGGCCCATCGGGAGCTCGGCGGACGGCTTGTCTCCGTGCAGAACCGGTATTCTCCCGCGGTCCGCGACAGTGGCCCCGAGCTGCGGCTCTGCGCCGAGCTCGGGATCGCGTTCCTGCCGTGGAGCCCGCTCGGCGGAATCTCGCGGAGCGCGCTCGAAGCAGAAGAGGCAAGGCCGGCGGGGCACAGCGCGTTCCACGCGATCGCCAGTGAACGGAACGTCAGCCCGCAGCAGGTGTGCCTCGCCTGGCTGCTCGCGGCCGGCCCGCACGTCATCCCGATTCCCGGTGCCAGCCGCCCGGCCTCCATTCGGGACTCCGCCGCCGCGACCGGTCTGGCGCTCACCGATCAGGAGCTCGCCAGGCTAGGCCGTGGGCCTTTCGGCTAG